A portion of the Natrinema salaciae genome contains these proteins:
- a CDS encoding LVIVD repeat-containing protein has translation MERRAFLGASGAAGLALSVPGVAASRTSATIARRQDAYEPLGQLPITGAAEAVVGDDGDTAYVAATTGFAVVDISDPAEPSLLAEERDIEIDGVALTQLLDLTVDGDRLVVAGPAEPTQSTGEFLGFRCYDVSDPAAPVPIGDRETGYHIHNCYLEGELLFVAANAIRENRLEIFDIGGDEFTWVGYWSLLDHEPGWRDIHWLARYLHDVYVQDGTAYLPFWNAGTYLIDVSDPSAPEYVSHVATTTLEEQREIPNYREAVFGLPGNDHYAAVDEAGDLMAVGREAWATGGEEPDHPGGIDLYDVSDPADPTPQGSIDAPRTADESHGGGTWTTAHNFELRDGRLYSAWYRGGVKIHDVSDPAAPEQLTWWRDPEMTGFWTARVADPETAFVATSTEAIPNTSLEGALYTFPTEPGEQADPPSLSDAAETNGDAEANETDDANESDENDSSGDDSIPGFTSAVGLVGGGVALEWLRRRGNVQD, from the coding sequence ATGGAGCGGAGAGCGTTTCTCGGAGCGAGTGGTGCTGCCGGCCTCGCCCTGTCCGTGCCGGGCGTCGCGGCGTCCCGAACGAGTGCGACGATCGCCCGACGACAGGACGCGTACGAACCGCTCGGGCAGCTTCCGATCACCGGCGCCGCGGAAGCCGTGGTCGGCGACGACGGCGATACCGCGTACGTCGCTGCGACCACCGGGTTCGCAGTCGTCGACATCAGCGATCCCGCCGAGCCGTCGCTGCTCGCCGAGGAGCGCGACATCGAGATCGATGGCGTCGCCCTGACGCAGCTCCTCGATCTGACCGTCGACGGTGATCGGCTGGTCGTCGCCGGCCCCGCCGAACCTACCCAATCGACCGGCGAGTTCCTGGGATTCCGGTGCTACGACGTGAGCGATCCCGCGGCACCCGTCCCGATCGGCGACCGCGAAACGGGGTATCACATCCACAACTGCTATCTCGAGGGCGAACTGCTGTTCGTCGCCGCGAACGCGATCCGAGAGAACCGACTCGAGATCTTCGACATCGGCGGCGACGAGTTCACGTGGGTCGGCTACTGGTCGCTGCTCGATCACGAGCCGGGCTGGCGGGACATCCACTGGCTCGCCCGCTACCTCCACGACGTCTACGTCCAGGACGGCACCGCCTATCTCCCCTTCTGGAACGCCGGGACCTACCTGATCGACGTGAGTGACCCGTCCGCACCCGAATACGTCTCGCACGTCGCGACCACGACGCTCGAGGAGCAACGCGAGATCCCCAACTACCGAGAGGCCGTCTTCGGGTTGCCGGGCAACGATCACTACGCCGCGGTCGACGAGGCCGGCGACCTCATGGCGGTCGGACGAGAGGCCTGGGCGACCGGTGGCGAAGAGCCCGACCATCCGGGCGGGATCGATCTCTACGACGTGAGCGATCCCGCCGATCCGACTCCCCAGGGCTCGATCGACGCGCCGCGGACGGCCGACGAATCCCACGGGGGCGGGACGTGGACGACCGCACACAACTTCGAACTCCGCGACGGTCGGCTCTACTCGGCGTGGTACCGAGGCGGCGTGAAGATCCACGACGTCTCCGATCCCGCGGCCCCCGAGCAGCTCACCTGGTGGCGCGACCCCGAGATGACCGGGTTCTGGACCGCACGCGTCGCCGATCCCGAGACGGCGTTCGTCGCGACCAGCACCGAGGCGATCCCCAACACGTCGCTCGAGGGGGCGCTCTACACCTTCCCGACCGAGCCCGGTGAGCAGGCCGATCCGCCATCGCTGTCCGACGCCGCCGAGACGAACGGCGATGCCGAGGCGAACGAAACCGACGACGCGAACGAGTCCGACGAGAACGACTCCAGCGGGGACGACTCGATCCCCGGCTTCACGAGCGCGGTCGGACTCGTCGGTGGCGGCGTCGCCCTCGAGTGGCTGCGCCGGCGCGGAAACGTTCAGGATTAA
- a CDS encoding NifU family protein: protein MSESADGPSLKERVEKWMAREMPIIQMHGGTSAVRAADPETGEVIIELGGGCKGCSVSGVTTSNIEAELITWPEIDEVTVRVPDARDSLGGPDQPESIMGVDRTEGGRGDWGSSNPGKDHL, encoded by the coding sequence ATGAGTGAGTCAGCGGACGGGCCGTCGCTGAAAGAGCGAGTCGAGAAGTGGATGGCGCGCGAGATGCCGATCATCCAGATGCACGGCGGGACCAGCGCGGTGCGGGCGGCCGACCCCGAGACCGGCGAAGTAATCATCGAACTCGGCGGCGGCTGCAAGGGTTGTTCCGTCAGCGGCGTGACGACGAGCAACATCGAGGCCGAACTCATCACGTGGCCGGAGATCGACGAGGTCACCGTCCGGGTTCCCGACGCGCGCGATAGTCTCGGCGGGCCCGACCAGCCCGAGTCGATCATGGGCGTCGACCGGACGGAGGGCGGCCGCGGCGACTGGGGCTCGTCGAATCCGGGGAAAGACCACCTCTGA
- a CDS encoding amino acid-binding protein, with the protein MGDPPAAGDDDPDAETDGGIQAYTVRLELVDEPGELLRALAPIADNGGNLLSIHHERGNITPRGHIPVEVDLECPPDRFDDVVEGLRDAGVNIIQAGAEHYGEEINVVLVGHLVETDLSDTLSRIEDEVGAVVLDLSLAAPEGTGGISSARARLAIDSGRSEEALAAIRSIGADKELTVVEPLLGGDA; encoded by the coding sequence ATGGGTGACCCACCCGCGGCCGGCGACGACGATCCCGACGCCGAGACCGACGGCGGCATCCAGGCCTACACCGTCCGGCTCGAGCTCGTCGACGAACCCGGCGAGTTGCTTCGCGCGCTCGCCCCGATCGCCGACAACGGCGGCAATCTGCTCAGCATCCACCACGAACGCGGCAACATCACGCCCCGAGGACACATTCCAGTCGAGGTCGACCTCGAATGTCCACCCGACCGGTTCGACGACGTCGTCGAGGGTCTCCGCGACGCCGGCGTCAACATCATCCAGGCCGGCGCGGAGCACTACGGCGAGGAGATCAACGTCGTGCTCGTCGGCCACCTCGTCGAGACCGATCTCTCGGACACGCTCTCGCGGATCGAAGACGAGGTCGGCGCCGTCGTGTTGGACCTCTCGCTCGCCGCACCCGAGGGCACCGGCGGCATCTCGAGCGCCCGCGCCCGACTCGCGATCGACTCCGGCCGGTCCGAAGAAGCGCTCGCGGCGATCCGCTCGATCGGCGCGGACAAGGAACTGACCGTCGTCGAACCCCTGCTCGGAGGTGACGCCTGA
- a CDS encoding homoserine dehydrogenase, with product MRLAVLGAGDVGRAVADLADEYGHEVVALADSTSAAVDASGIAVDDALERKIDGEAIGPGDPEDVFETAYDVLIEATPTTLGDAEPGFSHVERALEADRHVVLANKGPVAERYEELRALEDESAGSIRFEATVGGAIPVLSTIEDSTPQAVTAVRGVLNGTANFILTRMAAEGLDYEHVLAEAQDLGVAEADPTFDVDGTDAALKFVILANVLADGGFSLEDATVEGIQDIPGSALDLAAEDGRTIRLIGEATRDGVRVGPRLVPENGALAVTGTRNIVQIETRNAGSLHSSGRGAGGPETATAVLSDVGRLPPL from the coding sequence ATGCGACTCGCAGTTCTCGGTGCCGGCGACGTCGGCCGCGCGGTGGCCGATCTCGCCGACGAATACGGCCACGAGGTCGTCGCCCTCGCCGACTCCACCAGCGCCGCGGTCGATGCGAGCGGGATCGCCGTCGACGACGCCCTCGAGCGAAAGATCGACGGCGAGGCTATCGGACCCGGCGATCCCGAGGACGTCTTCGAGACGGCGTACGACGTGCTGATCGAGGCGACGCCCACGACGCTCGGCGACGCCGAACCCGGCTTCTCCCACGTCGAGCGCGCGCTCGAAGCGGACCGCCACGTCGTCCTGGCGAACAAAGGCCCGGTCGCCGAGCGCTACGAGGAACTCCGCGCGCTCGAGGACGAGAGCGCGGGCTCGATCCGGTTCGAGGCGACCGTCGGCGGCGCGATTCCCGTCCTCTCGACGATCGAAGACAGCACGCCCCAGGCCGTCACCGCGGTTCGAGGCGTGCTCAACGGCACCGCGAACTTCATCCTCACACGGATGGCCGCCGAGGGACTCGACTACGAACACGTCCTCGCGGAGGCCCAGGACCTCGGCGTCGCCGAGGCCGATCCCACCTTCGACGTCGACGGCACCGACGCCGCCCTGAAGTTCGTCATCCTCGCGAACGTGCTGGCCGACGGCGGGTTCTCGCTCGAGGATGCGACGGTCGAGGGCATTCAGGACATCCCGGGCAGCGCGCTCGATCTCGCCGCCGAAGACGGCCGGACGATCCGGCTCATCGGCGAGGCGACCCGCGACGGCGTCCGCGTCGGACCGCGGCTCGTCCCCGAAAACGGCGCGCTCGCCGTGACCGGAACCCGAAACATCGTCCAGATCGAGACCCGCAACGCCGGCTCGCTACACTCGAGCGGTCGCGGTGCCGGTGGGCCGGAGACGGCGACGGCGGTTCTCTCGGACGTCGGTCGGCTGCCACCGCTGTAA
- the tuf gene encoding translation elongation factor EF-1 subunit alpha — MSDQHQNLAIIGHVDHGKSTLVGRLLYETGSVPEHVIEQHREEAEEKGKGGFEFAYVMDNLAEERERGVTIDIAHQEFSTDEYDFTIVDCPGHRDFVKNMITGASQADNAVLVVAADDGVAPQTQEHVFLARTLGIDELIVGINKMDIVDYEESTYDEVVEEVTQLLKQVQFNTDDASFIPISAFEGDNIAERSDNTSWYDGEILLEALNDLPEPEPPTDAPLRLPIQDVYTISGIGTVPVGRIETGIMNTGDNVSFQPSDVGGEVKTIEMHHEEVPKAEPGDNVGFNVRGIGKDDIRRGDVCGPADDPPSVAETFQAQIVVMQHPSVITAGYTPVFHAHTAQVACTIESIDKKMDPSSGEVAEENPDFIQSGDAAVVTIRPQKPLSIEPSSEIPELGSFAIRDMGQTIAAGKVLEVHEK; from the coding sequence ATGAGCGACCAACACCAGAACCTGGCCATCATCGGTCACGTCGACCACGGGAAGAGTACGCTCGTGGGACGACTCCTCTACGAGACGGGGAGCGTACCCGAGCACGTCATCGAACAGCACCGCGAAGAAGCCGAAGAGAAGGGCAAAGGCGGCTTCGAGTTCGCCTACGTCATGGACAACCTCGCCGAAGAGCGAGAGCGTGGTGTCACCATCGACATCGCCCACCAGGAGTTCTCGACCGACGAGTACGACTTCACGATCGTCGACTGTCCCGGTCACCGCGACTTCGTGAAGAACATGATCACGGGCGCATCCCAGGCGGACAACGCCGTCCTCGTCGTCGCCGCTGACGACGGTGTTGCGCCCCAGACCCAGGAGCACGTCTTCCTGGCTCGTACCCTCGGTATCGACGAACTCATCGTCGGCATCAACAAGATGGACATCGTCGACTACGAAGAGTCGACGTACGACGAAGTCGTCGAGGAAGTCACGCAGCTGCTCAAGCAGGTCCAGTTCAACACCGACGACGCCTCGTTCATCCCGATCTCGGCGTTCGAGGGCGACAACATCGCCGAGCGCTCGGACAACACGTCGTGGTACGACGGCGAAATCCTGCTCGAGGCACTCAACGACCTGCCGGAGCCGGAGCCGCCGACGGACGCACCGCTTCGACTCCCGATTCAGGACGTGTACACCATCTCCGGTATCGGTACCGTCCCCGTCGGACGTATCGAAACCGGCATCATGAACACCGGCGACAACGTCTCCTTCCAGCCCAGCGACGTGGGCGGCGAAGTCAAGACGATCGAGATGCACCACGAAGAGGTGCCCAAGGCCGAACCCGGTGACAACGTCGGATTCAACGTCCGCGGCATCGGGAAGGACGACATCCGCCGCGGTGACGTCTGTGGCCCCGCCGACGACCCGCCGAGCGTCGCCGAGACGTTCCAGGCCCAGATCGTCGTCATGCAGCACCCCAGCGTGATCACCGCCGGCTACACGCCGGTCTTCCACGCCCACACGGCCCAGGTCGCCTGTACGATCGAGTCCATCGACAAGAAGATGGACCCCTCGAGCGGCGAGGTCGCCGAGGAGAACCCCGACTTCATCCAGTCGGGTGACGCTGCTGTGGTCACCATCCGACCACAGAAGCCCCTCAGCATCGAGCCGTCCAGCGAGATTCCCGAACTCGGGAGCTTCGCCATCCGCGACATGGGTCAGACCATCGCCGCTGGCAAGGTGCTCGAAGTCCACGAGAAATAA
- the rpsJ gene encoding 30S ribosomal protein S10: protein MQQARVRLAGTSPDDLDDICDDVREIANNTGVNLSGPIPLPTKTLEVPTRKSPDGEGTATWEHWEMRVHKRLIDLDADERALRQLMRIQVPNDVSIEIVLED from the coding sequence ATGCAGCAGGCACGCGTTCGACTCGCGGGCACGAGTCCAGACGACTTAGACGACATCTGCGACGACGTCCGCGAGATCGCGAACAACACCGGCGTCAACCTGAGCGGGCCCATCCCGCTGCCGACGAAAACCCTCGAGGTGCCGACCCGAAAGTCGCCTGATGGCGAGGGCACCGCGACGTGGGAGCACTGGGAGATGCGCGTCCACAAGCGCCTGATCGATCTGGACGCCGACGAACGCGCACTCCGACAGCTCATGCGCATTCAGGTGCCGAACGACGTCTCGATCGAGATCGTCCTCGAAGACTGA
- a CDS encoding rhomboid family intramembrane serine protease codes for MAKPSRSRTQSETYLRADSGGDDGSRTGSGSPILELLVIFALVLVVQGLTAFVGVMSGLFVLAPPLTTNPWTIVTSVYAHDGFGHLVSNSIALLVFGWPVARATTRAHFHAFFVITGAIAGVSQIVITGAIAAIPFVPVAPTAGVLGASGAVFALLGYLVASNRLSSGLASVVDIPRWLSILVALGLATAVTFATASPGVALIAHFTGFLVGVLAGRARVLAVDSGPAGGRSAV; via the coding sequence ATGGCGAAGCCCTCACGATCCCGAACGCAGTCGGAAACCTACCTGCGCGCCGATTCCGGTGGCGACGACGGGTCGAGGACGGGATCGGGGAGCCCGATCCTCGAACTCCTCGTCATCTTCGCGCTCGTGCTCGTCGTTCAGGGACTCACCGCGTTCGTCGGCGTGATGAGCGGCCTGTTCGTCCTCGCGCCGCCGTTGACGACGAACCCGTGGACGATCGTCACGAGCGTCTACGCCCACGACGGGTTTGGCCACCTCGTGTCGAACAGCATCGCGCTGCTCGTCTTCGGCTGGCCGGTCGCACGGGCCACGACGCGAGCGCACTTTCACGCCTTCTTCGTCATCACGGGCGCGATCGCCGGCGTCTCCCAGATCGTCATCACGGGCGCGATCGCGGCGATCCCGTTCGTTCCCGTCGCGCCGACAGCGGGCGTACTCGGTGCCAGCGGAGCCGTCTTCGCCCTGCTGGGATATCTCGTCGCGTCGAACCGGCTGTCGAGCGGGCTGGCCTCGGTCGTCGATATCCCGCGCTGGCTGTCGATCCTCGTCGCCCTCGGCCTCGCGACCGCAGTGACCTTCGCGACCGCCTCACCCGGCGTCGCGCTGATCGCCCACTTCACCGGCTTCCTCGTCGGCGTCCTCGCCGGGCGCGCTCGAGTCCTCGCCGTCGACTCCGGGCCGGCCGGCGGGCGGTCCGCCGTGTGA
- a CDS encoding DUF7845 domain-containing protein, protein MKAVELAFHEFAANYLFDDHALKPFFACDSRVKDGDGSQVAEFEIGSERWVVKLYYQDSGIVHPGPENPQGTPFRINEIREFRFAVSRHPEEDPVGEQSFNAHLAPRWQGMEIENDQGKRSEYSVPEPITEAVNVKINGSNIDFRRYHELLCRAAESVGIHRRYFERPHQFSNVQDAERYVRLDSDRSGPIHARDGPIASMAHLLENDRDGYRKLVQNERDEKGRHLPGYYHTVTLGPRRVSEAFPSHTFPREVKHYYSREAAGMDDDETLANPKLGASYQVSRWDETIGVTDDDLEALITQLDETVCSVMADAGIPVHPADDDRGDGHGPFVSDAYFDPTEEQEVNVVSLDLTRIRETQESVVVKHLSDGLSPVEWEALETLVTDGGQVSPQDIAEEHGRHVDSVRRALKRIPELVESEYGSVSLRSNHVAEMVHDAVQEARDATRRAVEAGAKALEAAERGIDETTSALVAWCAKHGIDVDDRQEARVMFRLQGVENVEARLKEAYRLWTEAGKDPARFRSAQIDLGERGKSAAWRWL, encoded by the coding sequence ATGAAGGCCGTCGAACTGGCCTTCCACGAGTTCGCGGCGAACTACCTGTTCGACGATCATGCGCTGAAGCCGTTCTTCGCGTGCGATTCGCGGGTGAAGGACGGCGACGGGTCGCAGGTGGCCGAGTTCGAGATCGGGAGCGAACGCTGGGTCGTCAAACTGTACTATCAGGATAGCGGCATCGTCCATCCCGGCCCGGAGAACCCGCAGGGAACGCCGTTCAGGATCAACGAGATACGCGAATTCCGGTTCGCCGTCTCGCGGCATCCAGAGGAAGACCCAGTGGGCGAGCAGTCGTTCAACGCGCACCTGGCTCCACGCTGGCAGGGCATGGAAATCGAGAACGACCAGGGCAAGCGCTCGGAGTACAGCGTTCCCGAGCCGATCACCGAGGCGGTGAACGTCAAGATCAACGGCTCGAACATCGACTTTCGGCGGTATCACGAACTGCTGTGCCGGGCCGCCGAGTCAGTCGGCATCCATCGGCGGTACTTCGAGCGTCCCCACCAGTTCAGCAACGTGCAGGACGCCGAGCGATACGTTCGCCTGGACAGTGACCGCTCCGGGCCGATCCACGCTCGAGACGGTCCGATCGCGAGTATGGCGCACTTACTCGAGAACGACCGAGATGGGTATCGGAAACTCGTACAGAACGAGCGCGACGAGAAAGGGAGGCACTTGCCCGGTTACTATCACACGGTCACGCTTGGCCCGAGACGGGTATCTGAGGCCTTCCCGAGTCACACGTTTCCCCGTGAAGTGAAACACTACTACAGCCGCGAGGCCGCCGGGATGGACGACGACGAGACGCTGGCGAATCCGAAGCTCGGCGCGTCCTATCAGGTGAGCCGGTGGGACGAGACGATCGGCGTTACCGACGACGACCTCGAGGCGCTGATCACACAGCTGGACGAGACGGTGTGTTCGGTGATGGCCGACGCCGGCATTCCGGTTCACCCCGCGGACGACGATCGCGGCGATGGGCATGGGCCGTTCGTCTCGGATGCCTACTTCGATCCGACCGAGGAGCAAGAGGTGAACGTCGTCTCGCTGGATCTCACCCGGATACGCGAGACGCAAGAGAGTGTCGTCGTGAAACACCTCTCAGATGGGCTTTCTCCGGTCGAATGGGAAGCTCTCGAGACGCTGGTCACTGACGGAGGCCAGGTGTCCCCGCAGGATATCGCCGAGGAACACGGCCGCCACGTCGACAGCGTGCGACGGGCGCTGAAACGGATTCCCGAGTTAGTCGAGTCCGAGTACGGCTCGGTCTCGCTTCGATCGAATCACGTCGCCGAGATGGTCCACGACGCGGTACAGGAGGCTCGCGACGCGACCCGGCGGGCAGTCGAGGCTGGGGCGAAGGCGCTCGAGGCCGCCGAGCGTGGAATCGACGAGACGACGAGCGCGCTGGTAGCCTGGTGTGCGAAGCACGGCATCGACGTCGACGATCGGCAGGAGGCTCGCGTCATGTTCCGACTCCAGGGCGTCGAGAACGTCGAGGCACGGTTGAAAGAGGCCTACCGGCTGTGGACGGAAGCCGGGAAGGACCCCGCGCGGTTCCGCTCCGCGCAGATCGACCTCGGCGAGCGCGGCAAGAGCGCAGCCTGGCGCTGGCTGTAG
- a CDS encoding DUF7692 domain-containing protein, which yields MRIRTDGDYAYRNDAIERAADFYDCNKTKAIVSACDDVPKLVAAARQVLERDDLTLDQRREIAETLSTRAVDFEIEQSVNVYRD from the coding sequence ATGCGAATCCGAACCGACGGTGACTACGCGTATCGGAACGATGCGATCGAACGTGCAGCGGACTTCTACGACTGTAACAAGACGAAAGCCATCGTTTCAGCGTGTGACGACGTGCCGAAACTGGTTGCCGCCGCACGCCAAGTCCTCGAGCGGGACGACCTTACCCTTGATCAACGCCGGGAGATTGCCGAGACACTCTCTACCCGAGCTGTGGACTTCGAAATAGAACAGTCAGTGAACGTCTACCGAGATTAG
- a CDS encoding GmrSD restriction endonuclease domain-containing protein — MDGTPDDNFSLSSVFSQSYFEIPDYQRDYAWEKSNVDDLIDDVEFVYKQNNSSESSERLDHYFGTLVLEERGNIEPTDYEEFDNYGIVDGQQRLATVAIVISAIIDEMANIEKSRDVSTDFSKTIEKRREDIADKYVEYEGIERIRLGGLAKDAYDNVILDNTSPESYLEQDDLVEAERKIARAKATTLSRLAQWRESEYQNGSTDYAGYYKLLNNITQIITQRFEVNVKVVEDIDEAARMFKVINDRGRDLRLHDKIRSHLVYCASQSESLDSEDIYQRFNNIVRNITIHDGFSDVEVDDLVRIHWEVFASERSDSRSKRPGPSEIHRRLSDLDDFASVQRPNFESFISPYLNSLENFSELYPYLTNRDKFAERYFNPNKSHDSPINESVRKVQLLFLHAGSQSATTPILFATADKFGVQSPEFADMVSELEKLVFRYSMVMSHGAQGFANALSSIANDLYWSDVDPEQVAEVFNSESHRYIGYQSKELGIKDAIERIIEKRERIAPIEEVVSDFLDTPDVLDGSFTSGWGGVRSSEVVKYIMYEYERSLRGPSGLLSLAPYHEFRKNFQVEHLVPKNAEEGNRLEAHMENRNRIGNLAVLSNGENQSEGNSAFESKYNDIYSSSSLKVLRDLNGPDFTVGNVSMRNEELLDFINERWG, encoded by the coding sequence ATGGACGGTACACCAGACGATAATTTTTCTCTGTCATCAGTATTCAGTCAATCCTACTTTGAGATTCCTGATTACCAGAGGGATTACGCTTGGGAAAAGTCCAATGTAGACGACTTGATCGACGACGTGGAATTTGTTTATAAGCAAAATAACAGCTCCGAGTCCAGCGAACGATTAGACCACTACTTCGGAACACTCGTATTAGAAGAGAGAGGGAACATTGAACCGACCGACTACGAGGAGTTTGACAATTACGGCATAGTCGACGGACAGCAGAGACTAGCTACAGTCGCTATCGTTATCTCTGCAATAATTGACGAGATGGCTAATATCGAAAAGAGCCGGGATGTTAGCACAGATTTTTCTAAAACGATTGAAAAACGAAGAGAGGATATTGCGGATAAATATGTTGAATACGAGGGGATTGAGAGAATCCGCTTGGGTGGTCTCGCCAAAGATGCGTATGATAATGTTATTCTTGATAACACATCTCCAGAAAGTTATCTAGAACAGGATGACCTCGTTGAGGCTGAGAGGAAGATTGCGAGGGCTAAAGCCACGACCCTTTCTCGATTGGCGCAATGGAGGGAATCCGAGTATCAAAATGGCTCAACCGACTATGCAGGGTATTATAAATTATTGAATAATATCACCCAAATAATCACACAGAGGTTTGAGGTCAATGTGAAAGTTGTAGAGGATATTGACGAAGCGGCAAGGATGTTCAAGGTGATTAACGATCGAGGGAGGGATTTGCGATTACACGATAAGATCAGGAGTCATCTTGTCTACTGTGCGTCTCAATCAGAAAGCTTGGACTCTGAAGACATATATCAGAGATTTAATAACATTGTGCGGAATATCACAATCCACGACGGATTTTCTGATGTCGAAGTTGATGACCTCGTAAGGATTCATTGGGAAGTGTTTGCTAGTGAGCGCTCTGATTCCCGGTCGAAGCGTCCCGGCCCCTCGGAGATTCATCGACGCCTTTCCGATCTCGATGACTTCGCGAGTGTTCAGAGACCGAATTTTGAATCATTTATCAGTCCGTATCTAAACTCGCTTGAGAACTTCTCGGAGCTATACCCGTATCTCACTAACAGGGACAAATTTGCAGAAAGGTATTTTAACCCAAACAAAAGCCATGATTCGCCAATCAACGAATCGGTGAGAAAGGTCCAACTTCTATTTCTACACGCTGGGTCACAGTCTGCAACCACGCCGATATTATTCGCAACAGCCGACAAATTCGGTGTCCAGTCTCCTGAATTTGCGGACATGGTATCTGAGCTAGAGAAGTTGGTTTTCAGATATAGTATGGTAATGTCTCATGGCGCCCAAGGATTTGCTAACGCACTCTCATCGATTGCCAACGACCTGTATTGGTCGGATGTTGACCCAGAACAGGTCGCCGAGGTATTCAATTCTGAAAGTCATCGCTACATAGGATATCAGTCAAAAGAACTTGGGATTAAGGACGCAATCGAACGAATCATCGAAAAACGAGAGCGGATTGCTCCAATTGAAGAAGTAGTATCTGATTTCTTAGATACTCCAGATGTGCTAGATGGCTCTTTCACTTCCGGATGGGGGGGAGTGAGGAGTAGTGAGGTTGTAAAATACATCATGTATGAGTATGAGAGAAGCCTTCGAGGCCCGTCCGGGCTTCTCTCGCTTGCCCCCTACCATGAGTTCCGGAAAAACTTCCAAGTTGAACATCTTGTTCCGAAAAATGCTGAGGAAGGTAATCGGTTGGAAGCTCACATGGAGAATCGCAACCGTATCGGTAACTTAGCTGTGCTCAGCAATGGTGAAAACCAATCTGAAGGGAATTCCGCCTTTGAGTCCAAATATAACGACATCTACTCAAGCTCTTCATTGAAAGTCCTCAGAGACCTCAATGGTCCGGACTTCACGGTTGGGAATGTATCTATGCGTAACGAAGAATTGCTTGATTTCATCAATGAGCGATGGGGTTGA
- a CDS encoding helix-turn-helix domain-containing protein, with amino-acid sequence MVNEDWQNSATDPVLRLLYEAGIAVSPGAITLNLQYQLERPPSRSTVTRAIEGLSDQGLITKMDPEKPYYTLTEEGEEYAEKNISV; translated from the coding sequence ATGGTCAATGAGGACTGGCAAAACAGCGCAACAGACCCAGTCCTCCGTCTTCTCTATGAGGCGGGAATTGCCGTGTCTCCAGGGGCAATTACGCTAAACCTACAGTATCAACTAGAACGTCCACCATCAAGGTCAACGGTCACAAGAGCGATTGAAGGTCTAAGTGATCAGGGGCTTATAACCAAGATGGATCCCGAGAAGCCATATTATACTCTAACAGAAGAAGGCGAAGAGTACGCGGAAAAGAATATCTCGGTTTAA